The following proteins are encoded in a genomic region of Hemibagrus wyckioides isolate EC202008001 linkage group LG29, SWU_Hwy_1.0, whole genome shotgun sequence:
- the degs1 gene encoding sphingolipid delta(4)-desaturase DES1: protein MGNRVAREDFEWVYTDQPHADRRKEILAKYPEIKSLMGPDPRLKWIVCMMVAIQFLAFYLIKDLEWKWVLFWTYAFGSCINHSMTLAIHEISHNTAFGNNRAKLNRWFAIFANLPIGLPYSASFKRYHLDHHRYLGGDGVDVDIPTDFEGWFFCTRFRKFIWIILQPLFYAIRPLCINPKPISRLEIVNALIQFTFNILLYWMLGTKPLFYMLAGSMLGMGLHPISGHFIAEHYMFLKGHETYSYYGSLNLLTFNVGYHNEHHDFPSIPGRRLPLVKKIASEYYDDLPCYTSWLKVLYDFIMDDELSPYSRVKRKLKGDLKLE, encoded by the exons CCAAATATCCTGAGATAAAATCTCTCATGGGACCTGACCCTAGGCTGAAATGGATTGTCTGCATGATGGTAGCCATCCAGTTCCTGGCCTTTTACCTCATCAAGGATTTGGAATGGAAGTGGGTTCTATTTTGGACTTACGCATTCGGCAGTTGCATAAACCACTCCATGACTTTAGCCATCCATGAAATTTCCCACAACACAGCGTTTGGCAACAATCGTGCGAAATTGAATCGCTGGTTCGCCATCTTTGCCAACCTGCCCATTGGTCTGCCATACTCTGCCTCCTTCAAGCGCTACCATCTCGACCACCACCGCTATTTGGGTGGGGACGGCGTGGACGTGGACATCCCGACCGATTTCGAGGGATGGTTCTTTTGCACTCGCTTTCGCAAGTTTATTTGGATTATCCTTCAGCCGCTGTTCTATGCAATTCGGCCTCTGTGCATCAATCCCAAACCCATCAGCCGGCTGGAGATAGTTAATGCGCTTATCCAGTTCACATTCAACATTCTTCTCTACTGGATGTTGGGCACAAAGCCTTTGTTTTACATGCTGGCGGGCTCAATGTTGGGAATGGGCCTTCATCCCATCTCCGGACACTTCATTGCTGAGCATTACATGTTCCTCAAGGGCCACGAGACCTATTCTTATTATGGATCGCTGAATCTGCTCACCTTCAACGTCGGCTACCACAACGAGCATCACGATTTCCCCAGCATCCCAGGACGGAGGCTCCCTCTG GTGAAGAAAATAGCATCGGAGTATTACGACGATCTGCCGTGTTACACATCGTGGTTGAAAGTCCTCTACGATTTCATCATGGATGACGAGCTGAGTCCATACTCCCGTGTGAAGAGGAAGTTGAAGGGAGACCTCAAGTTGGAATGA